From the genome of Plectropomus leopardus isolate mb chromosome 13, YSFRI_Pleo_2.0, whole genome shotgun sequence, one region includes:
- the ubl3a gene encoding ubiquitin-like protein 3a: protein MTGSTPADMINLRLILVSGKTKEFLFSPNDSAADIAKHVYDNWPMDWEEEQVSSPNILRLIYQGRFLHGNVTLGALKLPLGKTTVMHLVARETLPEPNSQGQRNREKTGESNCCVIL from the exons ATAAACCTGCGGCTTATTTTAGTCAGCGGAAAGACAAAAGAGTTCCTGTTCTCCCCCAACGACTCGGCAGCGGACATCGCCAAACACGTCTATGACAACTGGCCGATGG ACTGGGAGGAAGAGCAGGTCAGCAGTCCTAACATCCTGAGGCTGATCTACCAGGGCCGGTTTCTACACGGCAACGTAACACTAGGAg CTCTCAAACTGCCCTTGGGGAAGACCACAGTGATGCATTTAGTTGCCAGAGAGACTTTGCCTGAGCCAAATTCCCAAG GTCAGAGGAATAGAGAGAAGACCGGGGAGAGTAACTGCTGTGTCATTCTGTAA